The genomic region GCGCGTTGTTTGTCCCGTTGCTGGCAGTTACGCTCGGCCTGGCCGGCTGCGCAGCAACCGGCGGGGCCGATCCCAAGGCGAACGTCGCCGTCGACAAGGTGGTCTACCACATCAATGATAGCGCCGAACAGGCGGGAAACGCGCTGCGCAACATCGGCAATCACCTCGAGGTCAATCCCGGCGCCAGGATCGTCGTCGTGACGCACGCGCAGGGAGTGGACTTCCTGATGAAGGGTGCCAAGGACAAGAACGGCGCCAAGTACGAGGACCTGGTCGA from Terriglobales bacterium harbors:
- a CDS encoding DsrE family protein; the encoded protein is ALFVPLLAVTLGLAGCAATGGADPKANVAVDKVVYHINDSAEQAGNALRNIGNHLEVNPGARIVVVTHAQGVDFLMKGAKDKNGAKYEDLVEQLRQRGVQFDVCEITLRNRKLTKDQFIEYVTFVPSGVAEVTRLQQREGYAYLRP